A single Bacillus sp. OxB-1 DNA region contains:
- a CDS encoding antibiotic biosynthesis monooxygenase yields the protein MMVAVNTIRIQKGKGEEVASRFAQPKSVHTFEGFIRMEVWMKEDSPEYDELKVCTTWEARRFFDNWLESRESQKAHGSGNGRPASSEPSPILGNELTTFTVKAQHLPAAKAE from the coding sequence ATGATGGTAGCCGTAAATACGATCCGGATTCAAAAAGGAAAGGGGGAAGAGGTGGCGAGCCGCTTCGCACAGCCCAAATCCGTGCATACGTTTGAAGGGTTCATTCGGATGGAAGTGTGGATGAAAGAGGACTCCCCTGAGTATGATGAATTGAAAGTTTGCACGACTTGGGAAGCACGCCGTTTCTTCGATAACTGGCTCGAAAGTCGGGAATCCCAGAAAGCGCATGGCTCCGGGAATGGCAGACCCGCCTCAAGCGAACCGAGCCCGATTCTCGGGAATGAATTGACGACCTTCACTGTAAAGGCACAACATCTGCCAGCAGCGAAAGCGGAATGA
- a CDS encoding LLM class flavin-dependent oxidoreductase: MEIGISTFVETTPDVKTGQTISHAERIREVVEEIVLADEVGLDVFGVGEHHRKDYAASSPAVILAAAASRTKRIRLTSAVTVLSSADPVRVFQDFATLDGISDGRAEIMAGRGSFIESFPLFGYDLQDYNELFDEKLDLLLKLQSEEIISWTGKHRPSIPGRGVYPRPVQTPLPIWIGSGGTPQSVVRAGQLGLPLVLAIIGGRPLQFAPLVKLYKQAAAQAGHDVTRLPIASHSHGFIAETDELAVEQFFPSTQYAMNVIGRERGWGHYDRTAFDAARSLEGALYAGSPDTVAEKIVHLRKHVGITRFMLHVPLGSMPHADVLNAIRLLGTEVAPKVRQQIAEWEAGS, encoded by the coding sequence ATGGAGATTGGCATCAGTACTTTTGTAGAAACGACACCCGATGTGAAGACCGGGCAGACGATCAGTCATGCCGAGCGGATCCGGGAAGTGGTGGAAGAAATCGTTTTGGCGGATGAAGTTGGATTAGACGTTTTCGGAGTGGGCGAGCATCATCGGAAAGATTATGCCGCCTCCTCCCCTGCCGTCATCTTGGCGGCCGCGGCTTCCCGCACAAAACGGATCCGGCTGACGAGTGCCGTGACGGTCCTCTCCTCGGCGGATCCCGTCCGGGTGTTCCAGGACTTCGCGACATTGGACGGCATATCGGATGGACGGGCGGAGATCATGGCAGGACGGGGATCATTCATCGAATCGTTCCCTTTGTTCGGGTATGATCTGCAAGATTATAATGAACTGTTCGATGAGAAGTTGGATTTATTATTAAAATTGCAGTCGGAAGAAATCATTTCTTGGACCGGCAAGCACCGCCCGTCGATTCCGGGCCGCGGGGTGTATCCACGTCCCGTCCAGACACCGCTGCCGATCTGGATCGGAAGTGGCGGCACGCCGCAATCGGTCGTCCGTGCAGGACAATTGGGTCTGCCGCTCGTCTTGGCCATCATCGGCGGAAGACCGTTGCAATTCGCCCCGCTAGTTAAACTGTACAAACAAGCTGCCGCCCAAGCGGGACATGATGTAACCCGGCTGCCGATCGCCTCCCACTCGCACGGCTTCATTGCGGAAACGGACGAACTGGCGGTCGAACAATTCTTCCCTTCCACTCAATACGCCATGAATGTCATCGGGCGCGAACGCGGCTGGGGACATTACGACCGCACAGCATTCGACGCGGCGAGGAGCTTGGAAGGCGCACTGTATGCGGGAAGTCCGGACACAGTTGCCGAAAAGATCGTCCATCTGCGAAAGCATGTCGGCATCACCCGCTTCATGCTTCACGTCCCGCTCGGCTCCATGCCGCATGCGGACGTCCTGAACGCCATCCGGCTGCTCGGCACGGAAGTGGCCCCGAAAGTGCGGCAACAAATCGCCGAATGGGAAGCCGGTTCATAA
- a CDS encoding WXG100 family type VII secretion target codes for MSGIIRVTPAELTAMANRYNHESGEVASQIGRLDGMIGELQSVWEGASSVAFAEQYERLKPHFNEMRELLSEIGIQLNRAGEALQDADQQVASQIRG; via the coding sequence ATGTCAGGAATCATTCGCGTTACACCCGCAGAGCTCACGGCAATGGCCAACCGTTATAACCACGAATCGGGGGAAGTTGCATCGCAAATCGGCCGTCTCGATGGCATGATCGGCGAATTGCAATCCGTCTGGGAAGGGGCTTCCAGCGTCGCATTCGCAGAGCAATACGAACGCCTTAAGCCGCATTTCAATGAAATGAGAGAATTATTGAGCGAAATCGGAATCCAGTTGAACCGTGCAGGGGAAGCATTGCAAGATGCGGACCAGCAAGTGGCAAGTCAAATTCGCGGCTGA
- a CDS encoding EsaB/YukD family protein produces the protein MYIEVTVDLSHYDAEEFDLRLSDFHSIKKMIDIAWQARSISERQREGHWVRVVNKQTAFPGYLTLAECGITTGDRLEIL, from the coding sequence ATGTACATAGAAGTCACCGTGGATCTGTCCCACTACGATGCCGAAGAATTCGATTTGCGGCTTTCTGATTTTCATTCGATCAAGAAAATGATCGACATCGCATGGCAAGCCCGTTCGATTTCCGAAAGGCAACGGGAAGGGCATTGGGTACGAGTGGTGAATAAACAGACAGCATTTCCGGGTTATCTCACGTTGGCCGAATGCGGCATCACGACCGGAGACCGGCTTGAAATTTTGTGA
- the essB gene encoding type VII secretion protein EssB, protein MSKKTSSYFENLVDTEVLREENHVTLAFHRERIGLKSEAAIEFLREAEPAIRKEIRVTEDELIIQATIPPTFHPFESLRKEDVKTRWIFAHQLIEKVENHPHERLTVVVCPENIVHNTGMTPFFIHYGVMDGLPPAEPDPNRVWLETKASVAAAVDGSKTFDEYIKYADALNLNATESAILSAVDPEELKAYCKGQIEWLDQQEKLYIQMPKKKWKTWQMTTFALGIILIPAFIFMFHYFIYKKPMNEAYLASHQQFLNHRYSEVVTVLEPQSVKKMPYVVLYEAAYAYVSNERLDEEQKRNVLANITLQTDADYLKYWIYIGRAEAEKAVDLARSMEDGELLVYGLLKRREEIQAEKDLTGEEKQRLLEEIDHEVEEYEKLMEQEAEMQQQLEADQEKPAESEKPEVQQPAKEEEPPATKDKPADATPTSKEKPVEGKAKPDEEKPKAPVSEKEPKPSGE, encoded by the coding sequence ATGTCCAAAAAAACAAGCTCTTATTTTGAGAATTTAGTAGATACCGAAGTCCTCCGGGAAGAAAATCACGTCACCTTGGCTTTCCACCGGGAGCGGATTGGCTTGAAAAGTGAGGCCGCCATCGAGTTCCTGCGGGAAGCTGAACCGGCCATCCGGAAGGAGATCCGGGTGACGGAAGATGAATTGATCATCCAAGCAACGATTCCGCCCACTTTCCATCCATTCGAATCTTTGCGGAAGGAAGATGTGAAAACGAGATGGATCTTTGCCCATCAGCTCATTGAGAAGGTGGAAAACCACCCGCATGAACGGCTCACTGTTGTCGTCTGTCCGGAAAATATCGTCCATAACACAGGGATGACGCCGTTTTTCATCCATTACGGGGTGATGGACGGATTGCCGCCTGCCGAACCGGATCCGAACCGGGTCTGGCTGGAAACGAAAGCATCCGTCGCCGCTGCCGTAGATGGATCCAAAACGTTCGACGAATATATCAAATATGCGGACGCCTTGAATTTGAATGCAACCGAATCCGCCATTTTATCCGCCGTCGATCCCGAGGAATTAAAAGCATACTGCAAAGGACAAATCGAGTGGCTGGACCAACAAGAGAAACTATACATACAGATGCCGAAGAAGAAATGGAAGACTTGGCAAATGACCACATTCGCTCTCGGGATTATCTTGATTCCCGCATTTATTTTCATGTTCCATTATTTCATTTATAAGAAACCGATGAATGAAGCGTATTTGGCGAGTCACCAGCAATTTTTGAACCATCGGTATAGTGAAGTTGTGACGGTCCTTGAGCCGCAAAGTGTGAAAAAGATGCCTTATGTCGTGTTGTATGAGGCGGCGTATGCGTACGTCTCGAACGAACGGCTGGATGAAGAGCAGAAGCGGAATGTCCTGGCCAATATCACTTTGCAGACTGATGCGGATTATTTGAAATACTGGATTTACATCGGCCGGGCGGAAGCGGAAAAAGCGGTCGATTTGGCGAGGTCGATGGAAGATGGCGAGTTGCTCGTGTACGGTTTATTGAAGCGGCGGGAAGAGATCCAAGCGGAAAAAGATTTGACCGGCGAGGAGAAGCAGCGGCTGTTGGAGGAAATCGATCACGAAGTCGAAGAATATGAAAAGCTGATGGAACAAGAGGCCGAAATGCAGCAGCAATTGGAAGCGGATCAGGAAAAGCCTGCCGAATCAGAAAAGCCGGAGGTGCAGCAGCCGGCGAAAGAAGAGGAACCGCCTGCAACGAAAGACAAACCGGCAGATGCCACTCCGACTTCAAAAGAAAAGCCGGTGGAAGGAAAGGCGAAGCCTGATGAGGAAAAACCAAAGGCCCCTGTTTCGGAGAAAGAGCCGAAGCCTTCAGGTGAATAA
- the essC gene encoding type VII secretion protein EssC yields the protein MELWLFYDRYSQRVQFQEYDFKRLTIGPSVEDDVTMLTFPFPRGSMMMEEGKDGFDLREDGELLGVLTKEGKVSIPRKGRVLDLYVTSSMSREKTYYIGFEKVISFGCQNDHATCQLLDRAFPARPGGSFSLVKTASGWRIEMDDTCLLYRNGEQLEGHPQLNLGDLVQWESMEIRLLEPDVLAIRSVGAYRTELPEFELPKSEMAEIYPDYRRTPRMIHELPDDKVNLTFPTQENDNLGRGLWLIVLPPLVMLIVLGLVAILIPRGIFIIISITMFTVTLLTSTVQYFNDKKRRKLGEEKRKRVYTAYLKNMREELYALAKKQKDVLRFHFPSFEQMKHMTDRLSGRIWEKTLDSHDALEFRLGTGPVPSSYQISLSSGDLANRETDDLLAQSQKMESAFKEIAEAPITASLAKGAVGLIGKESILRNELNQLVGQLAFFHSYHDMRFIYIFKHADYPKVKWMKWLPHFTLPHMHAKGFIHNEQTRDQLLSSLYEVIRERDGDENKGKVIFAPHLVFIVSDYQLIAEHSILEYLEGKNLQELGISVIFTASAQERIPENAKTLIRYLNEREGEIIMDAKKAVRVPFRLDRVDDGTNERYARMLKTLNHQVGMVSSIPKMVSFLELYGVKEVEQLPIEQFWLTNESAKSMAVPIGFKGNSDAVELNLHEKAHGPHGLLAGTTGSGKSEFLQTLILSLAVKFHPHEVAFLLIDYKGGGMAQPFKNIPHLLGTITNIEGSKNFSMRALASINSELKRRQILFDRSSVSHIDEYTTLYKEGKAPEPMPHLLLISDEFAELKSEEPEFIRELVSTARIGRSLGVHLILATQKPGGVIDEQIWSNARFRIALKVQDESDSKEILKNNDAASITVTGRGYLQVGNNEVYELFQSAWSRAPYMEETFEGEDEIAIVTDLGLYPLSGIQTRPALNKTKITEIEVVTDRIVQTQQELGIRKLPSPWLPPLALRIDRPTEKELRPSVVPLGMIDEAEKQSQSAIGYHLMEDGNVGVFGSPGYGKSYTLLTLALGIAEKLPPGQAHFYILDYGNGSLLPLRQLPHTADYFTLGEDLKRRKLIKRITDEIAKRKRAFQQAEVSHIGMYNEVASEPFPFWYIVVDNYDLVREEMEETELLLNQFGRDGQSLGIYLFVGATRAQSVRQSLMNNLKTKIVHYLMDSSEAFGIVGRVPFDLEPFPGRAVLKKEEAHFAQVYLPAKGETDWEVLESVKEAVRSIKEQYRGHPAAEPIPMLPLELTTDNFFDYVKRPLQAGQLPIGLDEDTVQPVLLDFTKTNHCLIIGQPQRGKTNLLKLLLHQLNEQEKGFIGIFDSFDRGLAEFGKEEDVDYLETKERLADWLQVVELYFERTEEIYLENLQNGKPTTILPSFFIIDGYTRFLQTVDPGIQDRLAKLIKKYTHLGLNIIVSITNAEITKGYDPFTNELKLVRQALLFMRKSEQTLYTLPYERKEPELPLGYVHYVLNGYDLKVLTPLCKLERKIVQ from the coding sequence GTGGAGCTTTGGCTGTTCTATGACCGGTATTCGCAACGGGTCCAGTTCCAGGAATACGATTTTAAACGTCTGACAATCGGTCCATCCGTCGAGGATGACGTGACGATGTTGACGTTTCCGTTCCCTCGCGGCTCCATGATGATGGAGGAAGGGAAGGACGGGTTTGATCTCCGGGAAGACGGGGAGCTGTTAGGCGTTTTGACGAAAGAAGGAAAAGTCTCCATTCCCCGGAAAGGGAGGGTGCTGGATCTTTATGTGACATCCTCCATGTCCCGTGAAAAGACGTATTATATCGGGTTTGAAAAGGTCATTTCTTTCGGGTGTCAAAACGATCATGCGACTTGTCAACTTCTGGACCGCGCTTTCCCCGCCCGGCCGGGAGGCTCTTTTTCTTTAGTCAAGACAGCGTCGGGATGGCGCATTGAAATGGATGACACTTGCCTGTTGTATCGGAACGGGGAGCAGTTGGAAGGGCATCCGCAGCTGAACCTCGGCGATCTGGTGCAATGGGAGTCGATGGAAATCCGCTTGCTGGAGCCGGACGTTCTCGCCATCCGTTCCGTCGGTGCATACCGGACGGAACTTCCCGAGTTCGAGTTGCCGAAGTCCGAGATGGCGGAAATCTATCCCGATTATCGTCGGACCCCCCGGATGATCCATGAGCTGCCGGATGATAAAGTGAACCTGACATTCCCTACGCAAGAGAACGATAATTTGGGCAGAGGGCTTTGGCTCATCGTCCTGCCGCCGCTCGTCATGCTCATTGTGCTAGGGCTTGTGGCGATTTTGATACCACGCGGGATTTTCATCATCATTTCCATCACGATGTTCACGGTGACGCTTCTGACGTCCACCGTCCAATATTTCAATGACAAAAAAAGACGGAAATTGGGCGAGGAAAAGAGGAAGCGCGTCTATACGGCGTACTTGAAAAATATGCGGGAGGAGCTCTACGCATTAGCGAAAAAACAGAAAGACGTCCTTCGATTTCATTTTCCTTCATTTGAACAGATGAAACATATGACGGACCGATTGTCCGGCCGTATTTGGGAGAAGACATTGGATAGCCATGACGCATTGGAGTTCCGTCTCGGCACGGGGCCGGTTCCGTCCAGCTATCAGATTTCATTGTCCTCCGGGGATTTGGCGAACCGGGAAACGGATGATCTGCTGGCCCAGTCGCAGAAAATGGAGTCTGCATTCAAGGAAATTGCAGAAGCTCCGATTACGGCAAGTTTAGCTAAGGGTGCGGTCGGGTTGATCGGAAAAGAGTCGATTCTACGGAATGAGTTGAACCAATTGGTTGGACAGCTCGCTTTTTTCCATAGCTACCATGACATGCGGTTCATTTATATTTTCAAGCATGCCGATTATCCGAAAGTGAAATGGATGAAGTGGCTGCCTCACTTCACATTGCCGCATATGCATGCGAAAGGGTTTATTCATAACGAGCAGACACGGGACCAGCTCTTGTCCTCGCTTTACGAAGTGATCCGGGAACGGGATGGCGATGAGAATAAAGGGAAGGTGATTTTTGCCCCGCATCTCGTGTTCATCGTGTCGGATTATCAATTGATTGCGGAACATAGCATCCTGGAATATTTGGAAGGGAAGAACTTGCAGGAGCTCGGCATTTCCGTCATCTTCACAGCGAGCGCACAGGAACGCATCCCGGAGAACGCCAAGACCCTAATCCGCTATTTGAATGAGCGGGAAGGCGAGATCATCATGGATGCGAAAAAGGCGGTCCGTGTCCCGTTTCGCCTCGATCGGGTGGACGACGGGACGAATGAGCGATACGCCCGGATGTTGAAGACCTTGAATCATCAAGTCGGCATGGTCAGTTCCATTCCGAAAATGGTGAGCTTCTTGGAACTATACGGCGTAAAAGAGGTCGAACAGCTGCCGATCGAGCAGTTTTGGCTGACGAACGAATCTGCAAAATCGATGGCAGTGCCGATCGGTTTCAAAGGGAATTCGGACGCCGTGGAGTTGAATCTCCATGAGAAGGCGCATGGCCCCCATGGTTTGCTCGCGGGGACGACCGGTTCCGGGAAAAGTGAATTTTTGCAGACGTTGATCTTATCGCTTGCCGTCAAGTTCCATCCCCATGAAGTGGCCTTTTTGTTAATTGACTATAAAGGCGGGGGGATGGCTCAGCCATTCAAGAACATCCCGCATCTGCTCGGGACGATTACGAATATCGAGGGAAGCAAGAACTTCAGTATGCGGGCGCTCGCTTCCATCAACAGCGAATTGAAGCGCAGACAGATCCTGTTTGACCGATCCAGCGTTTCGCATATCGATGAATATACGACGCTATACAAAGAAGGAAAGGCACCGGAGCCGATGCCGCATCTGCTGCTTATTTCGGACGAGTTTGCCGAATTGAAAAGCGAAGAGCCGGAGTTCATCCGGGAGCTGGTCAGTACGGCACGGATCGGCCGGAGCTTGGGCGTCCATCTCATCCTGGCGACGCAGAAGCCGGGCGGTGTCATCGATGAACAGATTTGGAGTAACGCCCGGTTCCGGATCGCCTTGAAAGTGCAAGACGAATCGGACAGCAAGGAAATCCTAAAAAACAATGACGCGGCTTCCATCACGGTGACCGGCCGAGGCTATCTGCAAGTCGGCAATAATGAAGTATATGAATTATTCCAATCGGCTTGGAGCCGGGCCCCTTACATGGAAGAAACGTTTGAAGGCGAGGATGAAATCGCCATCGTGACGGATCTCGGATTGTATCCGCTATCCGGTATTCAAACCCGCCCTGCTTTAAATAAAACGAAAATCACCGAAATCGAAGTGGTCACGGATAGGATCGTCCAAACCCAGCAGGAACTCGGAATCCGGAAATTGCCGAGTCCATGGCTGCCGCCGCTTGCTTTGCGGATTGACAGGCCGACAGAGAAGGAGCTGAGACCTTCCGTTGTCCCGCTCGGAATGATTGACGAAGCCGAGAAGCAGAGCCAGTCCGCGATCGGCTACCATTTGATGGAAGACGGGAATGTCGGCGTCTTCGGTTCACCGGGCTATGGTAAATCGTATACATTGTTGACGTTGGCGCTCGGCATCGCGGAGAAGCTGCCTCCGGGACAAGCCCATTTCTATATTCTGGATTATGGCAACGGTTCTTTATTGCCCCTGCGTCAACTGCCGCATACGGCGGATTATTTCACGCTTGGGGAAGATTTGAAACGCCGGAAGCTGATCAAGCGGATCACAGATGAAATCGCCAAGCGGAAACGGGCATTCCAGCAAGCGGAAGTGAGCCATATCGGCATGTATAACGAGGTGGCCTCCGAGCCGTTCCCATTCTGGTACATCGTCGTCGACAATTACGATCTTGTGCGGGAGGAAATGGAAGAGACCGAACTGCTGCTGAATCAATTCGGCCGGGACGGGCAATCGCTCGGCATTTATCTATTTGTCGGGGCGACCCGGGCCCAATCCGTCCGCCAGTCTCTCATGAACAATCTCAAAACGAAAATTGTGCACTATCTGATGGACTCCTCGGAAGCATTCGGGATTGTCGGACGTGTGCCATTCGATTTGGAGCCGTTCCCGGGACGCGCAGTCCTTAAAAAGGAAGAGGCGCATTTTGCCCAAGTTTACTTGCCGGCGAAAGGAGAGACCGATTGGGAAGTGCTCGAATCAGTGAAGGAAGCTGTCCGGTCCATCAAAGAACAATACCGGGGCCATCCGGCGGCCGAACCGATTCCGATGTTGCCGCTTGAATTGACGACCGATAATTTCTTCGACTATGTGAAACGTCCATTACAAGCTGGCCAATTGCCGATCGGTTTGGACGAGGACACCGTGCAACCTGTTTTGCTCGATTTCACCAAGACCAATCACTGCCTGATCATCGGGCAGCCGCAGCGCGGCAAGACGAACCTACTGAAGTTGCTGCTTCATCAATTGAACGAGCAGGAGAAGGGCTTCATCGGCATTTTCGACTCGTTCGACCGGGGATTGGCGGAGTTCGGCAAAGAGGAAGACGTCGACTACTTGGAGACGAAAGAGCGGTTGGCGGATTGGCTGCAAGTGGTGGAATTATACTTCGAGCGGACCGAGGAAATCTATTTGGAAAATCTCCAGAATGGCAAGCCGACGACGATCCTGCCATCCTTTTTCATCATCGACGGCTATACGAGATTTTTGCAAACCGTCGATCCGGGAATTCAGGATCGGTTGGCGAAGCTGATAAAGAAATACACGCATCTAGGTTTGAACATCATCGTGTCCATTACGAATGCGGAAATTACGAAAGGGTATGACCCGTTCACGAATGAGTTGAAACTCGTGCGGCAAGCCCTCCTCTTCATGAGGAAATCCGAGCAGACGTTGTACACCTTGCCGTATGAACGGAAAGAGCCGGAATTGCCGCTCGGCTATGTCCACTACGTCCTGAACGGCTACGACCTAAAAGTGCTCACACCTTTATGCAAGTTGGAGAGGAAGATTGTGCAATGA